One Nostoc sp. UHCC 0302 DNA window includes the following coding sequences:
- the glgB gene encoding 1,4-alpha-glucan branching enzyme: protein MSITTIAPEQVNRIVWNQHHDPFEILGSHPIELNGKTVWAVRAYLPNASAAWVVLPEQRQEYPMQTVHHPNFFECTIETAELTNYQLRIKEGEHERVTYDPYAFRSPRLTEFDLHLFGEGNHHRLYEKLGAHPTDIDGVKGVYFAVWAPNARNVSVLGDFNLWDGRKHQMRKGPTGVWELFIPEIGVGEHYKYEIKNLEGHIYEKSDPYGFGQEPRPKTASIVTDLDKYKWSDEEWLEKRRHTDPLTQPVSVYEVHIGSWLHASSSEPAKLPNGETEPVVIVSELKPGARFLTYRELADRLIPYAKELGYTHLELLPIAEHPFDGSWGYQVTGYFAPTSRFGSPEDFMYFVDKCHQNGIGVIVDWVPGHFPKDGHGLAFFDGSHLYEHSDPRKGEHKEWGTLVFNYSRHEVRNFLVANALFWFDKYHIDGIRVDAVASMLYNDYCREPGEWLPNQYGGRENLEAADFLRQVNHTIFSYFPGVLSIAEESTSWPMVSWPTYTGGLGFNLKWNMGWMHDMLDYFSMDPWFRQFHQNNITFSMWYNHSENFMLALSHDEVVHGKSNIIGKMPGDTWQKLANVRCLFSYMFAHPGKKTMFMSMEFGQWTEWNVWADLDWQLLQYEPHQQLKTFFQELNHLYRSEPILYTQDFAEPGFEWIDCSDNRHSVVSFIRREKDSDNFVVVICNFTPQPHSHYRIGVPEHGFYTELFNSDARQYGGSNMGNLGGKWTDDWSLHSRPYSLDLCLPPLGVLILKLDKQKTAQALKS, encoded by the coding sequence ATGTCCATAACCACGATTGCCCCCGAACAGGTTAACCGGATAGTTTGGAATCAGCATCACGATCCATTTGAAATACTAGGGTCTCATCCCATAGAACTAAATGGCAAAACTGTCTGGGCTGTGCGAGCCTATCTACCAAATGCGAGTGCTGCATGGGTAGTCCTTCCTGAACAACGGCAGGAATATCCAATGCAAACAGTGCATCATCCAAACTTTTTTGAATGCACAATTGAAACGGCAGAACTGACAAATTACCAATTGCGGATTAAAGAAGGGGAACATGAGCGTGTTACGTACGATCCTTATGCTTTTCGTTCTCCCCGTTTGACTGAGTTTGACTTGCATTTATTTGGTGAAGGTAACCATCATCGGCTTTACGAAAAACTGGGAGCGCACCCCACCGACATAGACGGCGTTAAAGGTGTTTATTTTGCTGTTTGGGCCCCCAATGCCCGAAATGTTTCAGTACTAGGAGATTTTAACCTCTGGGACGGGCGCAAACACCAAATGCGTAAAGGCCCCACCGGAGTTTGGGAATTGTTTATTCCCGAAATCGGGGTGGGAGAGCATTACAAATATGAAATCAAAAATTTAGAAGGACACATTTACGAAAAATCTGATCCTTACGGTTTTGGGCAAGAACCCCGTCCGAAAACAGCATCCATTGTCACCGACTTAGATAAGTACAAATGGAGTGACGAAGAGTGGCTAGAAAAACGGCGTCACACTGACCCTTTAACTCAACCAGTCTCAGTTTACGAAGTACATATAGGCTCTTGGTTACACGCTTCTAGTTCAGAACCAGCTAAACTACCAAATGGTGAAACTGAACCTGTAGTTATTGTTTCTGAACTCAAGCCAGGCGCGCGCTTTCTTACCTACCGAGAACTAGCAGACAGGCTTATTCCCTACGCCAAAGAATTGGGGTATACCCATCTAGAACTGCTGCCCATTGCAGAGCATCCTTTTGATGGCTCTTGGGGTTATCAAGTAACTGGGTACTTTGCTCCCACATCTCGTTTTGGTAGTCCAGAAGATTTCATGTATTTTGTGGACAAATGCCACCAAAACGGCATTGGTGTAATAGTAGATTGGGTTCCTGGTCACTTTCCTAAAGATGGTCATGGTTTAGCCTTCTTTGATGGTAGTCACCTTTATGAACACTCTGACCCGCGCAAAGGCGAACATAAAGAATGGGGTACGTTGGTATTTAACTACAGCCGCCACGAAGTTAGGAATTTCCTAGTAGCAAATGCCCTCTTCTGGTTTGACAAGTACCACATTGATGGCATCCGCGTAGATGCTGTCGCCTCAATGCTGTACAATGATTACTGCCGTGAGCCGGGAGAATGGTTGCCTAACCAATATGGTGGCAGAGAAAACCTAGAGGCAGCAGATTTCCTGCGTCAAGTAAATCACACCATTTTCAGCTATTTCCCTGGTGTTCTTTCAATTGCAGAAGAATCCACCTCCTGGCCGATGGTATCTTGGCCTACCTATACAGGTGGACTAGGCTTTAACTTGAAGTGGAATATGGGCTGGATGCACGATATGCTGGATTACTTCAGCATGGATCCCTGGTTCCGCCAGTTCCACCAAAACAATATCACCTTCAGTATGTGGTACAACCACAGCGAGAACTTCATGCTGGCTCTGTCTCACGATGAAGTGGTGCATGGCAAGAGCAATATTATTGGCAAAATGCCAGGAGATACATGGCAGAAGTTAGCTAATGTGCGTTGTTTATTTTCCTATATGTTTGCTCACCCTGGCAAGAAAACCATGTTTATGAGCATGGAGTTTGGGCAGTGGACTGAGTGGAATGTTTGGGCTGATTTAGACTGGCAGTTATTGCAGTATGAACCACACCAACAGTTAAAAACGTTTTTCCAAGAACTGAACCATCTCTATCGTTCTGAACCAATTTTGTACACTCAGGATTTTGCTGAGCCGGGGTTTGAGTGGATTGACTGTAGCGATAATCGTCATAGCGTTGTTTCTTTCATCCGTCGTGAGAAAGATTCTGATAATTTTGTGGTTGTGATTTGCAACTTCACACCTCAACCTCATTCTCATTACCGTATAGGTGTACCAGAACATGGATTCTACACTGAGTTGTTCAATAGCGATGCTCGTCAGTATGGCGGCAGTAATATGGGCAACTTAGGCGGTAAGTGGACGGATGATTGGTCTTTGCATAGTCGTCCTTATTCGTTGGATTTGTGTCTACCACCTTTGGGTGTGTTGATTCTCAAGTTGGATAAGCAGAAGACTGCTCAAGCACTGAAATCTTAA
- a CDS encoding iron-containing redox enzyme family protein — MQSNLVKFPSVKTGDKSTQQKERAATKYDRAEQQFIRLLATEDLDNQLDAETIDANEFERTLFSAIRAAYQNGYGNEQAHRFLQRILYRINRLKLFWYDDLQHYTNERSLYLLSCRNQIEAAWQEWELAQIDVAALQKLNVKQALTERANADLDPPLSENSRYIREEMTVAGYCHLLAIASFDGLVEGSRLSRILGGAANEMQCTLVRVLLEEYGNGRFSRKHSTFFAQMLTEFDMNTEPEGYFDLVPWEVLACDNHNFLTTERKRYFLRYNGALTYFEVAGPAAYRNYLTAAQRLGLSEAAMGYWELHIKEDERHGRWMLDDVALPLAEHYPDDAWELVLGYDQEKLMGDRAAQAVVRSIRAAELAV; from the coding sequence ATGCAAAGCAATTTAGTTAAGTTTCCTAGCGTTAAAACTGGGGACAAAAGTACGCAACAAAAGGAAAGAGCCGCTACCAAGTACGACCGTGCAGAGCAGCAATTTATAAGACTGCTGGCAACGGAGGATTTGGATAATCAACTAGATGCGGAAACGATAGATGCTAATGAGTTTGAACGGACGCTCTTTTCGGCGATTCGCGCTGCTTACCAAAACGGTTATGGTAACGAACAAGCTCACCGTTTTCTGCAACGGATACTTTATCGAATTAATCGGCTGAAGCTGTTTTGGTACGACGATTTGCAGCACTATACTAATGAGCGATCGCTTTATTTGCTCTCCTGTCGTAACCAAATTGAAGCTGCTTGGCAAGAGTGGGAATTGGCACAAATCGATGTCGCAGCACTACAAAAGCTAAATGTAAAACAAGCTTTAACTGAGCGTGCGAATGCTGATTTAGATCCGCCTTTGTCAGAAAATAGCCGCTATATCCGCGAGGAAATGACGGTAGCTGGCTATTGTCACTTGTTGGCGATCGCTTCTTTTGATGGTTTGGTGGAAGGTAGTCGCCTTTCTCGCATTCTGGGCGGTGCTGCTAATGAAATGCAGTGTACTCTGGTGCGCGTATTACTGGAAGAATATGGCAATGGTCGCTTCTCTCGCAAGCACTCGACATTTTTTGCCCAAATGCTCACAGAGTTTGACATGAATACTGAACCCGAAGGATATTTTGATTTAGTACCTTGGGAAGTCTTAGCTTGTGACAATCATAACTTTCTGACGACCGAACGCAAACGCTATTTTCTGCGTTACAACGGTGCGTTGACATATTTTGAGGTAGCTGGGCCAGCAGCTTACAGAAATTATCTCACGGCAGCGCAACGACTGGGACTGTCGGAAGCGGCGATGGGTTACTGGGAACTGCACATCAAGGAAGATGAACGCCACGGGCGCTGGATGCTGGATGATGTGGCTTTGCCTTTGGCAGAACACTATCCCGATGATGCCTGGGAATTGGTACTTGGCTACGACCAGGAAAAGCTAATGGGCGATCGCGCAGCTCAAGCTGTAGTCCGCTCAATACGCGCAGCCGAATTAGCTGTCTAA
- a CDS encoding class I SAM-dependent methyltransferase yields MKDIFFCPEESNFYSNCLENLVLRNCKNAASIVEFGSGDGSPVINSLLRNKFDGVIRGFELNTSAWKAANSTIDEYNLTNKYVIYNSCLFESSKPEANYLVANPPYLPAPDQDIYMPLLFGGIDGATVTNELLSLGYDNVLVLVSSYSNPKSTIEQAQKNGYSVNNFVVLPLKFGYYSSEPKVKKHIEELRGNNMAFYSGDYYFLAGVLFSKSQESANDLSNQLAQVMTSL; encoded by the coding sequence ATGAAAGACATCTTTTTTTGTCCAGAAGAATCTAATTTCTACTCCAATTGCCTAGAAAATCTTGTATTAAGAAACTGTAAAAATGCTGCGTCTATTGTTGAGTTTGGTTCGGGTGACGGTAGCCCTGTAATTAACTCGTTACTGAGAAACAAGTTTGATGGTGTAATACGTGGATTTGAATTAAATACTTCTGCATGGAAAGCTGCAAATTCAACCATTGATGAATATAATCTCACAAATAAATATGTAATTTATAATTCATGTTTGTTTGAGTCTTCTAAACCCGAAGCTAATTACCTTGTAGCTAATCCGCCCTATCTACCTGCACCAGATCAAGATATTTATATGCCCTTATTATTTGGTGGTATAGACGGAGCTACAGTTACTAATGAGCTTTTATCGTTGGGTTACGATAATGTTTTAGTTTTAGTATCTAGCTATTCTAACCCAAAAAGTACAATTGAACAGGCACAAAAAAACGGTTACAGTGTTAATAATTTTGTAGTCTTGCCTTTGAAATTTGGTTATTATAGCTCAGAACCAAAAGTCAAAAAACATATAGAAGAATTACGAGGAAACAACATGGCATTTTATTCTGGCGATTATTACTTTTTAGCTGGTGTTTTGTTTAGTAAAAGCCAAGAATCAGCAAATGATTTATCTAATCAGCTAGCTCAAGTAATGACAAGTTTGTGA
- a CDS encoding NblA/ycf18 family protein, producing the protein MNNREIMKSIELTLEQQFQLKVLEMHIQGLSQEQAQKLLVKFVKIGMIKDNIISHSKDIQSIQSTSLSLSSISD; encoded by the coding sequence ATGAATAATAGAGAGATTATGAAGTCTATAGAACTTACTCTAGAACAGCAATTTCAGCTAAAAGTTTTAGAAATGCATATTCAAGGATTAAGTCAAGAGCAAGCACAAAAGCTATTGGTCAAGTTTGTAAAAATAGGTATGATTAAAGACAATATCATTAGTCATAGCAAAGATATACAATCAATACAATCTACATCGTTATCTTTGTCGTCAATCTCTGATTAA
- a CDS encoding ABC transporter ATP-binding protein gives MNVDERRYEDKPNFTILEVQELDVNYGGIQALKKINLTIQQGEVVSLIGANGAGKSTTLRAISKIVNPKSGKIIYSGRNITRRQAHEVVKLGIAHSPEGRRVLARQTVLDNLLLGAYIRSNQAEVKADIQHQFDLFPRLAQRRHQLAGTLSGGEQQMLAIARALMSKPQLLLLDEPSLGLAPAIVREIFSIIQNLRATGVTILLVEQNANLALQIADRGYVLEAGCITLTGAASELISDERVKKAYLG, from the coding sequence ATGAACGTAGATGAACGCCGATACGAAGATAAACCAAATTTCACAATTTTAGAAGTTCAAGAACTTGATGTAAATTATGGTGGTATTCAAGCTCTAAAAAAGATTAATTTAACTATTCAACAAGGTGAGGTAGTCAGTTTAATTGGTGCTAATGGTGCAGGCAAAAGCACAACTCTTCGCGCTATATCTAAGATAGTTAACCCTAAAAGTGGCAAAATTATCTATAGCGGACGTAATATTACTCGTCGTCAAGCACACGAAGTTGTAAAACTTGGTATCGCTCATTCTCCTGAAGGGAGAAGAGTATTAGCACGGCAAACAGTTTTAGATAATTTACTATTGGGTGCTTATATTCGCTCTAATCAAGCAGAGGTAAAAGCAGATATTCAACACCAGTTTGACTTATTTCCGCGTTTAGCACAACGACGTCATCAGCTAGCAGGAACTCTCAGTGGTGGTGAACAACAAATGTTAGCGATCGCCCGTGCTTTAATGAGTAAACCACAACTGTTACTCTTAGATGAGCCTAGCTTAGGTTTAGCACCTGCGATCGTCCGAGAAATTTTCTCGATTATTCAAAATTTGCGTGCCACAGGCGTTACTATTTTGCTAGTTGAACAAAACGCTAATCTTGCCCTACAAATTGCCGATAGAGGATATGTTTTAGAAGCTGGTTGTATTACTTTAACAGGTGCGGCATCCGAATTAATTAGTGATGAGCGAGTTAAAAAAGCCTATTTAGGATAA
- a CDS encoding helix-turn-helix domain-containing protein, whose amino-acid sequence MARPFNLEVQESAEYLSKSLKNTRTAFEKERLQMLWWIKTEQVTQHQELSRRLGRDGSTVTRWLQRYRQGGLSKLLEVKTAPGATPVIQGEMLSELVSKLESLEGFSSYGQIVEWIEQKWNVQVKYKTVYSLVRYKLGAKLKVPRPISSSIDEQAISLFKKTFP is encoded by the coding sequence ATGGCACGCCCTTTCAATCTAGAAGTTCAAGAAAGTGCTGAGTATTTGTCAAAAAGCTTGAAAAATACGCGCACAGCATTTGAAAAAGAGCGTTTACAGATGCTGTGGTGGATAAAAACAGAACAAGTGACACAGCATCAAGAATTGAGCCGAAGATTGGGCAGAGATGGGTCAACAGTAACACGGTGGTTGCAAAGGTATCGGCAAGGGGGATTATCCAAGCTTCTAGAAGTAAAAACTGCACCAGGAGCAACTCCTGTAATTCAAGGAGAAATGCTTTCGGAGTTAGTGTCAAAGTTAGAATCCCTGGAGGGATTTAGTAGTTATGGGCAAATTGTCGAATGGATAGAGCAAAAATGGAATGTGCAAGTAAAGTACAAAACAGTTTATAGTTTAGTACGCTATAAACTAGGGGCAAAACTAAAAGTACCTCGACCCATAAGCTCGTCTATTGATGAGCAAGCTATAAGCCTTTTTAAAAAAACATTCCCTTAG
- a CDS encoding transposase: MQWPRKAYWLYGVVEPISGWHFCQEYSHLNSENFQKFLDSLSLELGSDMALIQMDRASAHQALALTWPENIIPIFQPSHSPQLNPIERLWQFIKRQFKGENFSNLDQLRQRVQDELAQLSSELVSTLTSYDFILEALFHQSLFYAGS, translated from the coding sequence GTGCAGTGGCCAAGAAAAGCATATTGGCTTTATGGAGTAGTTGAACCCATATCAGGATGGCATTTTTGCCAAGAATATTCTCATTTAAACAGTGAAAATTTTCAGAAATTTCTTGATTCCCTTTCTCTTGAATTAGGCTCAGATATGGCCTTAATACAAATGGATAGAGCCTCAGCACATCAAGCCTTAGCACTCACTTGGCCTGAAAATATTATCCCAATTTTTCAACCATCTCATAGTCCTCAACTTAATCCTATAGAGAGATTATGGCAGTTTATTAAACGCCAGTTCAAAGGCGAGAACTTCTCAAATTTAGACCAGTTGCGTCAACGGGTTCAAGATGAATTAGCTCAATTATCTTCTGAGTTAGTATCAACTCTTACAAGTTATGATTTCATTCTTGAAGCTCTTTTTCATCAATCTCTATTTTATGCAGGCTCATAG
- a CDS encoding IS5 family transposase (programmed frameshift) has translation MARKSYPTDLNDMEWEILAPLIPPAKGGGHPRTTDMRSVCNAIYYHLKTGCQWNMLPADFPPSSTVYSYYRKWQRKGVWEKLNHTLRGQVRLKLGKSTQPTALAKLAVGIAADSQSVKTAGKKGDVYGFDGGKKVKGRKRQTLVDSLGLLLKVVVSEANAPERLLAAYALMELLEERPELLEKVEVMWVDSGYDGDKFALCVWLMIQAHVEVMRRTEQEFQILPKRWVVERTFGWFNQYRRLSKDYERLPEMSEVAIYAVMTRIMLRRLVV, from the exons ATGGCACGAAAGTCTTATCCCACAGACTTGAATGATATGGAGTGGGAAATCCTGGCACCCTTAATTCCACCAGCCAAAGGAGGAGGGCATCCGCGCACAACTGATATGCGCTCAGTATGCAATGCGATCTACTATCACTTAAAAACTGGATGTCAATGGAATATGCTTCCAGCAGACTTTCCTCCCAGTTCAACAGTTTACAGCTACTACAGGAAATGGCAGCGCAAAGGGGTTTGGGAAAAATTAAACCATACACTACGTGGTCAGGTTCGCTTGAAATTAGGTAAATCAACACAACCAACTGCGTTAGCAAAGCTCGCCGTAGGCATCGCAGCAGACAGCCAATCAGTAAAGACGGCTG GAAAAAAGGGGGATGTGTATGGCTTTGATGGGGGTAAAAAGGTAAAAGGACGAAAACGCCAGACTTTGGTTGATAGTCTAGGACTCTTGTTGAAAGTGGTGGTTAGTGAAGCAAATGCCCCAGAAAGATTACTTGCTGCCTACGCTTTGATGGAACTGCTAGAGGAACGTCCAGAATTGTTGGAAAAAGTTGAAGTCATGTGGGTTGATTCCGGTTATGACGGGGATAAATTTGCGCTTTGTGTTTGGTTAATGATTCAAGCTCATGTTGAGGTAATGCGGCGTACTGAGCAAGAATTTCAGATTTTGCCCAAACGTTGGGTAGTAGAAAGAACATTTGGGTGGTTTAACCAGTACCGCCGTCTTAGTAAGGATTATGAGCGTCTCCCAGAAATGAGTGAAGTAGCTATATATGCTGTCATGACTCGTATTATGTTACGTCGTCTTGTTGTCTAA
- a CDS encoding SDR family oxidoreductase, whose translation MLKILVTGATGNVDQEVLRLLLSQDCDVCAAVRNPKSAKQILGKSIQSVAFDFTNPDTFVNAFKNINKLFLVRPPALANVRKQIAPALNAAKLAGVEHIVFLSILGAERNRFVPHSKIERYIDQLGIKATFLRCSFFMQNLNTTHREDIKTRGELLLPAGKGKTSFIDVRDIAAVAVRTLIEDGHQKRAYALTGGEALTYYEVADIFTSFLGKRVCYNPSLLKFVRQMRSSGLPIDFVLVMVAIYTTARLGLAGNITSDTEQLLNRSPLTIRQYVKDYQQFWL comes from the coding sequence CGCTTACTGCTATCCCAAGATTGTGATGTCTGTGCCGCAGTTAGAAACCCAAAGAGCGCTAAACAGATATTAGGCAAAAGTATCCAGAGCGTCGCGTTCGACTTTACCAATCCTGACACCTTTGTAAATGCTTTTAAGAATATCAATAAACTTTTTTTAGTGCGTCCACCTGCCCTTGCTAATGTTCGCAAACAAATTGCCCCAGCGCTAAATGCTGCAAAACTTGCAGGTGTTGAACATATCGTATTTCTTTCAATACTGGGAGCCGAACGCAACCGTTTTGTGCCGCACTCAAAAATTGAACGCTATATCGACCAATTGGGCATTAAAGCCACCTTTTTACGGTGCAGCTTTTTTATGCAAAATCTTAACACTACACACCGAGAGGACATCAAAACTCGTGGTGAATTGCTTCTTCCCGCAGGTAAAGGTAAAACAAGTTTCATTGATGTGCGAGATATTGCTGCTGTTGCAGTTCGTACTTTAATTGAAGATGGGCATCAGAAGAGAGCCTATGCGCTTACGGGTGGGGAAGCCTTGACCTATTATGAAGTTGCAGACATCTTCACATCGTTTTTAGGTAAACGGGTATGCTATAATCCCTCTTTGCTAAAGTTTGTTCGACAAATGCGCTCATCGGGGTTGCCAATAGACTTTGTTTTAGTGATGGTAGCAATCTACACAACCGCTCGTTTAGGATTGGCGGGCAACATCACATCTGATACAGAGCAATTGCTCAATCGTTCACCGTTGACTATACGGCAGTATGTCAAGGACTATCAGCAGTTCTGGCTATAA